A genomic window from Scophthalmus maximus strain ysfricsl-2021 chromosome 17, ASM2237912v1, whole genome shotgun sequence includes:
- the rnf216 gene encoding E3 ubiquitin-protein ligase RNF216, whose protein sequence is MSTMADGGSDDDVIHLASFNVHRSQGSRARQRELITISDDSDEEPVTLVPGSPVLVPDDDDVSILEPLTPARRHVIRPAAKWSGSHSHNLIQIVGHSTATPGVPTGDPSSAPSTSRDTNANSSAVRPATRTQSPVQSGTSENTQPQPGSSSQTQTQSKPGTNSQQQDGTSTHTGVVRHAVSSLQNPSTSTNAKAYAISSRAPIRVLTQPQPSTFGLAQPQAGSSAHVPVETQASTSASATNSSCAVAVRALNPSIKTEEEAGSSTHSEDNPQASTSSAQTQSHSRTQPQPGTSTQLQSCGTTTLQPRLIQVNKGKRVVLPQRQSFQSSALITQLQRRTQDQLQSVPPNRMQGNLIQTEPQSLAQAPAQPPVQAAQPPQVIPAIRPAVLIAAAPERLGPPEAGHRIILGSQAPGEAVPNPPPQAGVSSAGPPARGLHIWVPNVNLPGPPATLPHNGGEARLLMAPNPERANPFPGLASVPPAPEDVPRIEDARPGPSAPREIPEQHPQIRTLITVVLDLFPDVQEAYVAELIQKNNVKDMNVICNLLLENPEYPRRETAAAAAAAAPTSILLESGDTQTEVSEDLFDYTKLGAVGPEAVMQAADLLMADFRMLSCQDIKWALNALKGHYAITRKALCEALKKWQESGDPSGKRRRSRASSERCYIDFHFERGSVKFDKRMYFLENDRRYYRTYSNLEASVQKELSFYQQKAKESAEHEDFLLALQVNEDEYKKDGQLIECGCCYGEFAFEKMTQCSDGHLFCKECLVKYAQEAVFGSGKSELSCMEGGCTCSYPVCELEKVLPENILCKYYERQAEEAVAATCADELVRCPFCNFPALLDKAMSLFSCPSPRCRKESCRKCHVQWKQHLGKTCEQVLERDEISMRVLFEERMTAARVRKCVKCGMGLVKSEGCNRMSCRCGSFMCYLCREPITGYNHFCQHARSPGAPCRHCRKCSLWTDPTQDDERIIQEIQKEGEVELSKKCADNSEKRVGPPPEPIIDAKRPRVGPPPENPPYPNPPAPPPPPPPPQAVQAPLFVPPRARYPPPPPPGRMYHQVILPRLPPAPYVPPLQHMPPLNNNNNNNNNHHHHQNNPPINPHHHNMDMMDLPMHYGPPHRYYRRF, encoded by the exons ATGTCCACCATGGCAGATGGAGGCAGTGACGACGATGTAATTCACCTGGCAAGTTTCAACGTCCACCGCAGTCAAG GCTCCCGTGCGCGTCAGAGGGAGCTCATCACAATTTCTGATGACTCGGACGAGGAGCCTGTGACTCTGGTACCTGGTAGTCCAGTTTTGGTCCCAGATGATGACGACGTCAGCATATTGGAG ccaCTAACTCCTGCTCGCAGACACGTGATTCGCCCGGCAGCCAAATGGAGTGGGAGTCACTCTCACAACCTAATTCAAATTGTAGGTCATAGTACTGCAACTCCCGGAGTTCCAACGGGGGACCCCAGCTCTGCCCCTTCCACCTCCAGAGATACTAACGCCAACTCCTCCGCAGTAAGGCCAGCCACACGAACACAATCACCAGTGCAGTCTGGCacttctgaaaacacacagccacaacCAGGCTCctcctcacaaacacagactcagtCAAAACCTGGCACAAATTCACAGCAACAGGACGGTACGTCAACACATACAGGTGTGGTGCGCCATGCAGTCTCCTCTCTCCAGAACCCATCTACCTCCACGAATGCCAAGGCTTATGCCATCTCATCCAGAGCACCTATACGAGTTCTTACTCAGCCTCAGCCCAGCACATTTGGACTCGCACAACCACAAGCTGGATCCTCAGCACATGTACCTGTGGAGACCCAGGCGAGTACCTCTGCCAGTGCCACAAACTCTTCTTGTGCAGTTGCGGTAAGAGCATTGAATCCTTCTATAAAGACTGAAGAAGAGGCAGGTAGCAGTACTCATTCAGAAGACAATCCTCAGGCGAGCACTTCATCTGCACAGACACAGTCTCACTCACGGACGCAGCCTCAGCCTGGTACATCCACACAGCTCCAGTCCTGTGGGACCACAACCCTTCAGCCCCGACTCATACAGGTGAACAAGGGTAAGCGTGTTGTTCTTCCACAACGGCAGAGCTTCCAATCCTCTGCTCTAATAACCCAGCTTCAGCGCAGGACCCAGGACCAGCTGCAGTCTGTACCACCCAACAGAATGCAAGGGAATCTCATTCAGACTGAGCCACAATCCTTGGCTCAGGCGCCTGCCCAGCCCCCAGTGCAGGCAGCACAACCCCCTCAGGTGATACCGGCCATCCGCCCTGCAGTGCTAATAGCTGCAGCCCCAGAGAGACTAGGTCCTCCAGAGGCTGGCCACCGGATCATCCTGGGGAGCCAGGCACCGGGAGAGGCTGTTCCCAATCCTCCACCACAAGCTGGCGTCTCCAGTGCGGGTCCACCAGCCCGCGGCCTCCACATCTGGGTGCCCAATGTGAACCTCCCCGGCCCTCCAGCTACTCTCCCTCATAACGGAGGGGAGGCTCGTCTCCTCATGGCTCCAAACCCAGAAAGGGCCAATCCATTCCCTGGTCTGGCCTCGGTCCCTCCTGCCCCAGAGGACGTTCCCCGAATAGAAGATGCAAGGCCTGGTCCGTCTGCACCACGAGAGATACCGGAGCAGCATCCCCAAATCAGAACCCTCATCACTGTTGTC CTGGATCTATTCCCAGATGTTCAAGAAGCCTATGTAGCAGAACTGATCCAAAAGAATAATGTGAAAGACATGAATGT TATCTGTAACCTGCTGTTGGAGAACCCAGAGTATCCACGGAGggagactgcagcagcagcagccgctgcAGCTCCCACCAGCATTCTGCTGGAGTCTGGAGACACCCAGACCGAG GTGAGCGAGGACCTGTTTGATTATACCAAGCTGGGCGCGGTGGGCCCGGAGGCCGTGATGCAGGCTGCCGACCTGCTCATGGCCGATTTCAGGATGCTCAGCTGTCAGGATATCAAATGGGCCCTCAACGCTCTGAAGGGACACTATGCAATCACACGCAAG GCCTTATGTGAAGCTCTGAAGAAATGGCAAGAGTCAGGCGACCCCTCAGGAAAGAGACGACGGAGCAGAGCCTCCTCTGAGCGCTGCTACATTGATTTCCATTTCGAGCGCG GTTCAGTGAAGTTCGACAAGCGGATGTATTTCTTGGAGAATGACCGTCGCTACTACCGGACGTACAGCAATCTGGAGGCTTCTGTGCAGAAGGAGCTGTCATTCTATCAGCAGAAGGCCAAGGAGTCGGCAGAG catGAGGACTTCCTCCTGGCTCTGCAGGTCAATGAAGATGAATATAAGAAG GACGGCCAGCTGATCGAGTGTGGCTGCTGCTATGGGGAGTTTGCGTTTGAGAAGATGACGCAGTGTTCCGACGGTCACCTTTTCTGTAAAGAGTGCCTGGTGAAATACGCTCAGGAGGCAGTGTTTGGCTCTGGAAAG TCGGAGCTGAGCTGCATGGAGGGGGGCTGCACGTGCTCCTACCCAGTGTGTGAGCTGGAGAAAGTCCTACCAGAAAACATACTGTGTAAATATTATGAGaggcaggcggaggaggcggtCGCCGCCACCTGTGCTGATGAACTAGTacg GTGTCCATTTTGCAACTTCCCAGCCTTGTTGGACAAAGCCATGTCTCTGTTCAGCTGCCCCAGCCCCCGGTGCCGCAAG GAGAGCTGCAGGAAGTGCCACGTCCAGTGGAAGCAGCATTTGGGGAAGACGTGTGAGCAGGTCCTAGAGAGGGATGAGATCAGCATGAGGGTGCTCTT CGAGGAGCGTATGACGGCCGCTCGAGTGAGGAAATGTGTCAAGTGCGGGATGGGCCTGGTCAAGTCGGAGGGCTGCAACCGGATGTCCTGCCGCTGCGGCAGCTTCATGTGCTACCTTTGCCGAGAGCCCATCACCGGCTACAACCACTTCTGCCAGCACGCCCGCTCCCCCGGCGCACCCTGCCGCCACTGCCGCAAGTGTTCCCTCTGGACTGACCCCACG CAAGATGATGAGCGGATCATTCAAGAAATCCAGAAGGAAGGCGAGGTCGAGCTGAGTAAGAAATGTGCAG aTAATTCAGAGAAGAGGGTCGGTCCTCCTCCGGAGCCCATCATAGATGCCAAGCGGCCGCGCGTGGGTCCACCCCCCGAAAACCCGCCCTACCCGAACCCcccggcccctcctcctcctcctcctcctccccaggcGGTACAAGCACCCCTGTTCGTCCCCCCTCGTGCCCGctaccctccacctcctcctccgggcAGGATGTACCACCAGGTGATCTTGCCTCGGCTGCCCCCGGCACCCTACGTGCCCCCCCTGCAACACATGCCCCCCctgaacaataacaacaacaacaacaacaaccaccatcaccaccaaaACAACCCGCCCATCAACCCTCATCACCACAACATGGACATGATGGACCTGCCCATGCACTACGGGCCCCCGCACCGCTACTACAGGCGCTTCTAA